A part of Aegilops tauschii subsp. strangulata cultivar AL8/78 chromosome 2, Aet v6.0, whole genome shotgun sequence genomic DNA contains:
- the LOC141041058 gene encoding uncharacterized protein has translation MVFTDEYKGVEAHGNTKLHVIHTNDKKHMAISLVQYERHLSLQCHKIVGIDLEYNNEPEAMQKPALCQLSIDKTQSVLLFLLSAAKRCTVFNNFLADPRYTFAGFSIDGDKTRLERVNLEVANFVDIQKEWRVPEATKELDSLGDVSGMLIDDYYYNMKKKITDEEHKRWATLPLSMRHIEYAAKDAYAAYEIWNRITLTQDRLRHAKLEKEEPPKKRARSSWRWGDANW, from the coding sequence ATGGTGTTCACCGACGAGTACAAGGGCGTGGAGGCCCACGGCAACACCAAGTTGCACGTCATCCACACCAATGACAAGAAGCATATGGCGATCTCCCTCGTGCAGTACGAGCGCCACCTCAGCCTCCAGTGCCACAAGATCGTCGGCATTGATCTCGAGTACAATAACGAGCCTGAAGCGATGCAAAAACCCGCCCTCTGCCAACTCTCCATCGACAAGACTCAGTCGGTGCTGCTCTTCCTACTGAGCGCCGCTAAAAGGTGCACCGTCTTCAACAACTTCCTCGCCGACCCTAGGTACACCTTTGCAGGCTTCTCCATCGACGGCGACAAAACCAGGCTAGAGCGCGTCAATCTGGAGGTCGCCAACTTCGTCGACATCCAGAAGGAGTGGAGGGTGCCCGAGGCAACCAAGGAGTTGGACTCCCTTGGAGACGTCTCCGGCATGCTCATCGACGACTACTACTacaacatgaagaagaagatcacCGATGAAGAACACAAGCGATGGGCCACCCTACCTCTGTCCATGAGGCACATCGAGTACGCGGCAAAGGACGCCTACGCAGCGTACGAGATATGGAACCGCATCACCCTCACCCAGGACAGGCTTCGCCATGCAAAGCTGGAGAAGGAGGAGCCCCCCAAGAAGCGCGCCAGGAGCAGCTGGCGATGGGGAGACGCTAActggtga